TGGAAGTATTGTGCTGGCCACTGTCAATTTTATTAATGACCCAAAATTGGTGTCGCTAACATCGAGCAAGTGGATCCCGTTGTCACGGCTACAGCGACGTCAGAGTCAGTCCATGGGTGAACTCATGGAGGAGCAGGACACAGTTACATCTTCCATAAATGTAAGCACCCCCTGTACAACTTGTACTATTAGCTTGATCTAATTATCTTTCTCTCCCTTGTAAGAGGCAAAGtgcaaaaatcaaaaatctgtGGAGTAGCATACTGTAACATGGAACCCCCAAAagttaaaagatttttttcttaatttgagcTAGCTAATTGAAGCAATGATCAGGCTTTGTCTGATGTTGCAAGAAAGAATCAGCTAATGGTTTCACCTCATTCCATTCCCTTCCAGTTTTGGGGAAGAATCAGTCTCTTTATACACAACAGTTCATGAGATCTTGTGGGTCCTCCTTGTCCTATttctttttctataaaaaaaaattaaacaataaaatgttagcATCATTATTGAAATGATTCTCTCAATATTCAATGAACATTAATCTATACATTTAGACTGTCTGAAAAACTGACTTTcagtattaaaatgaaaaaaacattcacataattataatattctCTGTGTTATACAGGACATGCGTGTGTACCACCGCACCAGTTCTATGCCACTGCGACCTGGTCTGTATCTTGGTTACCTGAAACTTCACGTTGCTGTTGACGTGATACGAGTGATGGTCTGTCAGGCTGCTCCAAATGTTCTTCCCAACATTAAAGTGCGAGACTGTGCAAACATCTCTGTGTAAGTAGTTTACatcaatacaaaattaatgtgttctccttttaaaaccaaaatgaGTTTTGGTATAAATCACAACTGTCTTCAACAGCagatataaatcattatttcatcaatataaaaacaagacgttaaattttctgtttttatatcGGTTATGTTCACTGTTCCCACAGCGATGAATGGCACTGGTTGAAGACCCTCCACAAGGACAAACAGCGGGGCTCATCCCTGCACCCTAGTCAACAAACATTCTATGACGCCCTTGCTAAGGCTTCAGACAAACTCTTCAAAATGCTAGGtaagataattataatataacatttatgaattgttatatatttgaaatatttcattttgaatttcaCACTGAAAATATAgtcttttctatttttaggcaTTATAGTAGCTTTGGTGTTGTTGCCATGTTGGTGTTGGTGTTACTGTCATGCAAAATTATATAAGCCTCagcttgaatgaaaaaaatgtttaaggtaTAAGCATAATGGTACACATTTTAACtatgacaatatgcacatgtgttaaaagtcccataaatcatgttttgttgCAACTGTAACCATTTAACCCAATCTCTCTGTATAACTCCCTCCATAACTCTGAATCTGTTATGGCAGGTATTGAAGAGAGTCAGTCGCTAGCCCATCGTCTGTACAACTACGAGGTGATCGAGCTGAACCAGCACGTGTCCTTCTTACTGATGTTGCCACCCGCAGAGGACTTGTGTATCGTGGCAGGACAGCCGGACGAGATCATGGAGCGGGACGACTTTACTCTCCTCCCCGTTCAAGTGTTCGAAATgagtatgttttaattatgaaCTGTgaacatgtttttactttagtAACTTTTTTCATCCCTTTGATCTGTTCCACTGTGtagtttttgaagaaaaaagtagAGATATTGTGAAAGCCTTCGTTTTGTCTGCTGCAGCGGCATGCAACATTCTTGATCATATCTTATAAACATGTAAggtctttaaatgaaacatgatgCACATGTTGCCAAAGAAGATGCCCAGAAAACGTGGCCATAAAACAGATAAACGTGAGCATTCACCCTTCAGCACTTTTGTTTAGATTAAACATGATCAATACTTGGACcaaatttaataagaaaaagatGGCAATGAATTATTAATTTTCTGTTGTTAATTTCAGTTGTAAATtcacaaaattatgtttgtggtgtgtttttaattctattatcaaaaatgaatgtgatcatatttaaaaagttaGATTTAGTAAATGGCTCTCTGGAAAGATGATTTCCCTCAGGCATTGTGGTAGTTTCTGCTTAACTAATGGTAATCATATACAACAGGCTGAATAAACAAACCTCTCACtatgttgtttataaatgaaatctGTATGTATTAATAAGATTTTGTAAgcatttgttgtaaaaaatatttttatatgtttttcagTCAACATGTGTACATATCGGCCATCGTTCATCAGTCGCTACTGTCGGCTCTCTTCCATCCTAGAGTTGGACGCAATACTCGCACAGCAAGTGCAAAGAGAGGTAACTATTCAGTTACTCAATCTTATGTGATTATTCCAGTTATGTTTCTTAGTGCAACTTGACAAACATTCTGTAAAAGATTTTgattattgtttgattttgcTAGAAGTGTGATCACTTAAtatagtatttttgttttcttttaattcattttaagtcTCATttgcatatacatttaaatcCTCAGGCATTTTCGAAAGAAGAGCTTCATTCCGCGAAGGAACGTGTTCACGAGCTATTAAAGCTGCAGAGCGACCTAGACAAGACGTGGAAAGGCATGCGCTGGACCATGGACATCATCACCCATGCGCGGTCACGTTCATTTTTGGGTGGCATCACCGTCAAATCCCTTCTCTCACCAGGAACAGAGCGCGATCTGTCTTTCGACATGGAGCATAAAGGAAGAATACTCGACAACAACAATCACCAACAGTGTAACTCCAATGCATGTGACTCAAATGAGATAAGTGTTGGTAAAGACAATAGAAAGATTGCAAAGTTTTATGATCCCAATGATGATGTTTCAAATGACAATGGGCATCTAGAAACACATTCAGAAATCTCTAGTCACTCGGAACATTCTGGGATTTTACGGGTGTATGCAGCTTATGATACCGGTCTTGCAAAAGGAACGAGTGTAAAATTGCATGTGACTCCAAAAACTAGTGCACGAGAAGTGATTAACTTAGTTGTGCTGAATTTGAATCAAGCTGTGATAAATAAAGGCAAACCGTGCCCTATATATAGTGAGGACCAGTTTAATGATTTCTGCCTTGTGGCAGTGATTGGGGCGCGAGAGAGGATATTACGTGACGACTATCAACCACTACAGCTTCAGAACCCGTGGACAAGGGGCAAGCTGTATGTGCGGATGAGGAATAATCTGTTGGCTGCAATACAGCATGGGCAGGCTACAACCGTGTAACACATTGCGACTGACGCAAGTAGTGAAGGCCAAAATCTGACATTTGCCACACAGATATTGAATGGAAGAGAGCATTTTAAGACATGTGAAAGTTCTATAACAGTTGGATTAAAAAGTGTATATGAAGTAACTGAAAACTTTTCCAGTAGAAGCATTACTGTAATCTGTCTCAAACTTGCCAGTCATATAATTCCAGGTTTTATTTTACGCAAATTGCTGTCATTCATTAAGTAGTCATCTGTCATAAAATACTAATTTCCAATAACATGCTCATTATGACATTATAttacttgaaatatttataattgtagAAGGCTAGACTCTTCCATTAAAAGTCATAGTGATTTACATTAACCAATTATTATCATTCTATTAACACTGAAGCAAGGAGTGTTCTATAACCAGGGTTACTTTCTTGATTATGGCCTCTCAGAATGGACACCagcaggccccaatttctcaaacttcttaagctaaacaggcttaagaagttta
Above is a genomic segment from Mya arenaria isolate MELC-2E11 chromosome 2, ASM2691426v1 containing:
- the LOC128217584 gene encoding ankyrin repeat and fibronectin type-III domain-containing protein 1-like isoform X9, whose translation is MMKLYGSDTESQQGSPRAQQTLRASPSDPGFLLRNGYPSLARPPRTPLSTPKKRSSLVSTDTGSSSPGKQERKRLSKECRTYDIIALFDAVENQDLDAVKDILETNGIDINSVNSEFLTPLDVAVMTNNIPMAKMLLSHGARESPMFQKGEGRSQRLDTLVSEAEKRVVDLTQAVINGASGNSAISSNTHREYEKQLNHWEFRHRLLKRMKAGYDHARCPDPPTNVSLSISGSTSLAIKFSEPLNRNGAVVTKYKVEWSLVDSFTPVEGEIMLDDVRNLEVEIKHLKKGTPYYVRVYAMNMKGFSAPATSNPLYGIPSSWRDVDNTPPRSYGKLKILEELFTQVKSLRPADAPLIKDTPGSSSPVRKKKGFKNLFSSAPKFQKSVKRGVYLACYFCYDDKVLVTSEEQVPIIEVDETYPGPTIHLDLYWLMKVACTWEDVKSLRADMERSTAEGKVHFRGKLLQAVATLQNALGTHDLGQFYFKPLRDSSGSIVLATVNFINDPKLVSLTSSKWIPLSRLQRRQSQSMGELMEEQDTVTSSINDMRVYHRTSSMPLRPGLYLGYLKLHVAVDVIRVMVCQAAPNVLPNIKVRDCANISVDEWHWLKTLHKDKQRGSSLHPSQQTFYDALAKASDKLFKMLGIEESQSLAHRLYNYEVIELNQHVSFLLMLPPAEDLCIVAGQPDEIMERDDFTLLPVQVFEMINMCTYRPSFISRYCRLSSILELDAILAQQVQREAFSKEELHSAKERVHELLKLQSDLDKTWKGMRWTMDIITHARSRSFLGGITVKSLLSPGTERDLSFDMEHKGRILDNNNHQQCNSNACDSNEISVGKDNRKIAKFYDPNDDVSNDNGHLETHSEISSHSEHSGILRVYAAYDTGLAKGTSVKLHVTPKTSAREVINLVVLNLNQAVINKGKPCPIYSEDQFNDFCLVAVIGARERILRDDYQPLQLQNPWTRGKLYVRMRNNLLAAIQHGQATTV